The following proteins are encoded in a genomic region of Balaenoptera ricei isolate mBalRic1 chromosome 14, mBalRic1.hap2, whole genome shotgun sequence:
- the SALL3 gene encoding sal-like protein 3 isoform X1 yields MSRRKQAKPQHLKSDEELPPPDGAPENAAPGEGAEDGDSGNESRSGSEETHVCDKCCAEFFKWTDLLEHKKACTKNPLVLIVSEDEPAPPSEEFPEPSPASSPSEHTESEAAEETAPAEGGEGGEVRAPEKEDEPMEVGPSVDKSFQSPGPTHAGKPPLPQVPEPAPPVAAYSMPNTNVTLETLLSTKVAVAQFSQNTRAAGAVGSSGGVAAVAIPVILEQLMALQQQQIHQLQLIEQIRSQVAMMNHQPPRPPLNPGVAAGAQSAPVPTSGQLPGLAAHSALQLSAGAAPVPAAPGPATQPAAYEGPQHLAQPASGASTPHVPGGGPSGPEPGAPASSGTAPASTAPGPAASASGGPSRPQNASTPPALGPGPLLSSAPSLPSPLLPQTSASGVIFPNPLVSIAATASALDPLSALMKHRKGKPPNVSVFEPKANAEDPFFKHKCRFCAKVFGSDSALQIHLRSHTGERPFKCNICGNRFSTKGNLKVHFQRHKEKYPHIQMNPYPVPEYLDSVPTCSGIPYGMSLPPEKPVTTWLDSKPVLPTVPTSVGLQLPPTLPGVSLGSYADSPSLTPASRSPQRPSPASSECPSLSPGLTSSEVVTAESPQPAPGGSSLPKTEPVSLPCTNARAGDVPATGQVSAASALADSSLSPGLCSPVLPAGAEQFKAKFPFGGLLDSMQTSETSKLQQLVENIDKKVTDPNQCAICHRVLSCQSALKMHYRTHTGERPFKCKICGRAFTTKGNLKTHFGVHRAKPPLRVQHSCPICQKKFTNAVVLQQHIRMHMGGQIPNTPLPEGFQDAMDAELPYDEKATDALSGYDDDMDENSLEEDTELKDTAGDPSQPLLAFPSSCPPSPPSVISSIAALENQMKMMDSVMSCPQGTALKSLENGSGESDRLSNDSSSAVGDLESRSAGSPALSESSSSLQALSPGNSNSESLPSKSPGLGAQEEPQETPLKTEGLDSPPPGPENGGALDLTAPHPGRPAVKEEAPYGLLFLSRDRGPGQGTPSLGPGCAPAAVKTEVNGHSKAGPPAEGPPLPAPIQVPARPPTVMSPGLAPMLAPPPRRTPKQHNCQSCGKTFSSASALQIHERTHTGEKPFGCTICGRAFTTKGNLKVHMGTHMWNNAPARRGRRLSVENPMALLGGDALKFSEMFQKDLAARAMNVDPSFWNQYAAAITNGLALKNNEISVIQNGGLPQLPVSLGGSALPSLGSLAGGLDKARPGGSPPIAGLDKARPGGSPPITGLDKAKSDAGAGRPFTRFIEDNKEIGIN; encoded by the exons ATGTCTCGGCGCAAGCAGGCCAAGCCCCAGCACCTCAAGTCGGACGAGGAGCTGCCGCCGCCGGACGGGGCTCCCGAGAACG CGGCCCCCGGGGAGGGCGCCGAGGACGGGGACAGCGGGAACGAGAGCCGGAGCGGAAGCGAGGAGACGCACGTCTGTGACAAGTGCTGCGCCGAGTTCTTCAAGTGGACGGACCTCCTGGAGCACAAGAAGGCCTGCACCAAGAACCCCCTGGTGCTGATTGTCAGTGAAGATGAGCCGGCCCCGCCCTCCGAGGAGTTTCCAGAACCTTCTCCGGCCAGCTCTCCCAGCGAGCACACAGAGAGCGAGGCCGCAGAGGAGACAGCCCCCGCAGAgggcggggagggcggggaggtGAGGGCCCCCGAGAAGGAGGACGAGCCCATGGAAGTGGGCCCCTCCGTGGACAAGAGCTTCCAGAGCCCGGGCCCCACGCACGCAGGGAAGCCGCCTCTACCTCAGGTCCCCGAACCGGCCCCCCCCGTGGCCGCCTACAGCATGCCAAACACCAACGTGACGCTGGAGACCCTCCTGAGCACCAAGGTGGCCGTGGCACAGTTCTCCCAGAACACGAGGGCTGCAGGAGCGGTGGGATCCAGCGGCGGGGTGGCGGCCGTGGCCATCCCCGTGATCCTGGAGCAGCTCATGGCACTGCAGCAACAGCAGATCCACCAGCTGCAGCTCATCGAGCAGATCCGCAGCCAGGTGGCCATGATGAACCACCAGCCCCCGAGGCCGCCGCTGAACCCCGGGGTGGCCGCGGGGGCCCAGAGCGCCCCGGTGCCCACCTCCGGCCAGCTCCCGGGGCTGGCCGCGCACTCGGCCCTGCAGCTCTCAGCCGGGGCCGCCCCCGTCCCCGCGGCACCTGGCCCTGCCACCCAGCCGGCCGCCTACGAGGGCCCGCAACACCTGGCCCAGCCGGCGTCCGGAGCCAGCACTCCGCACGTCCCGGGCGGGGGCCCCTCCGGCCCCGAGCCCGGCGCCCCGGCGTCCTCCGGCACGGCCCCGGCCTCCACCGCCCCGGGCCCGGCGGCCAGCGCCTCCGGCGGCCCCTCCCGGCCGCAGAACGCTTCCACGCCCCCCGCCCTGGGGCCCGGGCCCCTCCTCAGCTCGGCGCCCAGCCTGCCAAGCCCACTTCTACCTCAGACCTCGGCCAGCGGCGTCATCTTCCCCAACCCGCTGGTCAGCATCGCAGCCACGGCCAGCGCGCTGGACCCCCTGTCGGCCCTCATGAAGCACCGCAAGGGCAAGCCCCCCAACGTGTCGGTGTTCGAGCCCAAGGCCAACGCCGAGGACCCCTTCTTCAAGCACAAGTGCAGGTTCTGTGCCAAGGTGTTTGGGAGCGACAGTGCCCTGCAGATCCACCTGCGCTCCCACACGGGCGAGCGGCCCTTCAAGTGCAACATCTGCGGCAACCGCTTCTCCACCAAGGGCAACCTGAAGGTCCACTTCCAGAGGCACAAGGAGAAGTACCCCCACATCCAGATGAACCCCTACCCCGTCCCCGAGTACCTGGACAGCGTGCCCACCTGCTCCGGGATCCCCTACGGGATGTCACTGCCCCCGGAGAAGCCCGTCACCACCTGGCTGGACAGCAAGCCCGTGCTGCCCACGGTGCCCACGTCGGTCGGGCTGCAGCTCCCGCCCACCCTCCCCGGCGTCAGCCTCGGCAGCTATGCCGActcccccagcctcacccccGCCAGCCGCTCCCCGCAGCGGCCCTCGCCGGCGTCCAGCGAGTgcccctctctgtccccaggCCTGACCAGCTCCGAGGTGGTGACCGCCGAGTCCCCGCAGCCGGCACCCGGCGGGTCTTCCCTGCCCAAGACCGAGCCCGTGAGCCTGCCTTGCACAAACGCCAGGGCGGGGGACGTCCCCGCCACCGGGCAGGTGTCTGCCGCGTCTGCCCTCGCGGACAGCAGCCTATCCCCCGGCCTCTGCAGCCCGGTCCTCCCGGCCGGCGCTGAGCAGTTCAAGGCCAAGTTTCCCTTTGGAGGGCTGCTTGACTCTATGCAAACGTCCGAAACCTCCAAGCTGCAGCAGCTGGTGGAGAACATCGACAAGAAGGTGACGGACCCCAACCAGTGCGCCATCTGCCACCGCGTGCTGAGCTGCCAGAGCGCCCTGAAGATGCACTACAGGACGCACACGGGCGAGCGGCCCTTCAAGTGCAAGATCTGCGGGCGTGCCTTCACCACCAAGGGCAACCTGAAGACGCACTTCGGGGTCCACCGCGCCAAGCCGCCCCTGCGCGTGCAGCACTCCTGCCCCATCTGCCAGAAGAAGTTCACCAACGCCGTGGTCCTGCAGCAGCACATTCGCATGCACATGGGGGGGCAGATCCCCAACACGCCGCTGCCCGAGGGCTTCCAGGACGCCATGGACGCCGAGCTGCCCTACGACGAGAAGGCCACGGACGCCCTGAGCGGCTACGACGACGACATGGACGAGAACTCCCTGGAGGAGGACACAGAGCTGAAGGACACGGCCGGCGACCCGTCCCAGCCGCTGCTGGCCTTCCCAAGCTCCTGCCCGCCCTCCCCGCCGTCCGTCATCTCCAGCATCGCCGCGCTGGAGAACCAGATGAAGATGATGGACTCGGTCATGAGCTGCCCCCAGGGGACGGCCCTCAAGTCCCTGGAGAACGGGTCCGGGGAGAGCGACCGTCTGAGCAACGACTCCTCGTCAGCCGTGGGCGACCTGGAGAGCCGGAGTGCGGGCAGCCCGGCCCTGTCCGAGTCGTCGTCCTCCTTGCAGGCCCTGTCGCCCGGGAACAGTAACAGCGAGAGCCTGCCTTCGAAGTCCCCGGGCCTCGGCGCCCAGGAGGAGCCGCAGGAGACGCCACTGAAGACGGAGGGGCTGGACAGCCCGCCCCCCGGGCCCGAGAACGGGGGGGCGCTGGACCTGACGGCCCCCCACCCCGGCCGGCCGGCCGTCAAGGAGGAGGCCCCCTATGGCCTGCTGTTCCTGAGCCGAGACCGGG GTCCCGGCCAGGGCACCCCGAGCCTGGGTCCCGGCTGCGCGCCCGCCGCGGTCAAAACGGAAGTGAACGGGCACAGCAAGGCCGGCCCGCCGGCCGAGGGCCCGCCGCTGCCGGCTCCCATCCAGGTGCCCGCCAGGCCCCCGACGGTGATGAGCCCCGGCCTCGCACCCATGCTGGCCCCGCCGCCGCGCCGGACACCCAAGCAGCACAACTGCCAGTCGTGCGGGAAGACCTTCTCCTCGGCCAGCGCCCTGCAGATCCACGAGCGCACCCACACCGGGGAGAAGCCCTTCGGCTGCACCATCTGCGGGCGAGCCTTCACCACCAAGGGCAACCTCAAG GTGCACATGGGCACCCACATGTGGAACAACGCCCCTGCCAGGCGCGGCCGCCGCCTGTCGGTGGAGAACCCCATGGCCCTGCTGGGTGGTGACGCCCTGAAGTTCTCCGAGATGTTCCAGAAGGATCTGGCCGCAAGGGCCATGAACGTGGACCCCAGCTTTTGGAACCAGTACGCCGCGGCCATCACCAACGGGCTGGCCCTGAAGAACAACGAGATCTCTGTCATCCAGAACGGAGGCCTCCCCCAGCTCCCAGTAAGTCTCGGGGGAAGCGCGCTCCCTTCCCTGGGCTCCCTGGCTGGCGGGCTGGACAAAGCGCGGCCTGGCGGCAGCCCGCCCATCGCGGGGCTGGACAAAGCGCGGCCTGGCGGCAGCCCGCCCATCACGGGGCTGGACAAAGCCAAGTCGGACGCGGGAGCCGGCCGGCCGTTCACGCGGTTCATCGAGGATAACAAGGAGATCGGGATTAACTAG
- the SALL3 gene encoding sal-like protein 3 isoform X2, protein MSRRKQAKPQHLKSDEELPPPDGAPENAAPGEGAEDGDSGNESRSGSEETHVCDKCCAEFFKWTDLLEHKKACTKNPLVLIVSEDEPAPPSEEFPEPSPASSPSEHTESEAAEETAPAEGGEGGEVRAPEKEDEPMEVGPSVDKSFQSPGPTHAGKPPLPQVPEPAPPVAAYSMPNTNVTLETLLSTKVAVAQFSQNTRAAGAVGSSGGVAAVAIPVILEQLMALQQQQIHQLQLIEQIRSQVAMMNHQPPRPPLNPGVAAGAQSAPVPTSGQLPGLAAHSALQLSAGAAPVPAAPGPATQPAAYEGPQHLAQPASGASTPHVPGGGPSGPEPGAPASSGTAPASTAPGPAASASGGPSRPQNASTPPALGPGPLLSSAPSLPSPLLPQTSASGVIFPNPLVSIAATASALDPLSALMKHRKGKPPNVSVFEPKANAEDPFFKHKCRFCAKVFGSDSALQIHLRSHTGERPFKCNICGNRFSTKGNLKVHFQRHKEKYPHIQMNPYPVPEYLDSVPTCSGIPYGMSLPPEKPVTTWLDSKPVLPTVPTSVGLQLPPTLPGVSLGSYADSPSLTPASRSPQRPSPASSECPSLSPGLTSSEVVTAESPQPAPGGSSLPKTEPVSLPCTNARAGDVPATGQVSAASALADSSLSPGLCSPVLPAGAEQFKAKFPFGGLLDSMQTSETSKLQQLVENIDKKVTDPNQCAICHRVLSCQSALKMHYRTHTGERPFKCKICGRAFTTKGNLKTHFGVHRAKPPLRVQHSCPICQKKFTNAVVLQQHIRMHMGGQIPNTPLPEGFQDAMDAELPYDEKATDALSGYDDDMDENSLEEDTELKDTAGDPSQPLLAFPSSCPPSPPSVISSIAALENQMKMMDSVMSCPQGTALKSLENGSGESDRLSNDSSSAVGDLESRSAGSPALSESSSSLQALSPGNSNSESLPSKSPGLGAQEEPQETPLKTEGLDSPPPGPENGGALDLTAPHPGRPAVKEEAPYGLLFLSRDRGPGQGTPSLGPGCAPAAVKTEVNGHSKAGPPAEGPPLPAPIQVPARPPTVMSPGLAPMLAPPPRRTPKQHNCQSCGKTFSSASALQIHERTHTGEKPFGCTICGRAFTTKGNLKVHMGTHMWNNAPARRGRRLSVENPMALLGGDALKFSEMFQKDLAARAMNVDPSFWNQYAAAITNGLALKNNEISVIQNGGLPQLPDCDTSTSQEVTKRAPRRYDVTVASALFLTRPPNESLTACEACFCAQ, encoded by the exons ATGTCTCGGCGCAAGCAGGCCAAGCCCCAGCACCTCAAGTCGGACGAGGAGCTGCCGCCGCCGGACGGGGCTCCCGAGAACG CGGCCCCCGGGGAGGGCGCCGAGGACGGGGACAGCGGGAACGAGAGCCGGAGCGGAAGCGAGGAGACGCACGTCTGTGACAAGTGCTGCGCCGAGTTCTTCAAGTGGACGGACCTCCTGGAGCACAAGAAGGCCTGCACCAAGAACCCCCTGGTGCTGATTGTCAGTGAAGATGAGCCGGCCCCGCCCTCCGAGGAGTTTCCAGAACCTTCTCCGGCCAGCTCTCCCAGCGAGCACACAGAGAGCGAGGCCGCAGAGGAGACAGCCCCCGCAGAgggcggggagggcggggaggtGAGGGCCCCCGAGAAGGAGGACGAGCCCATGGAAGTGGGCCCCTCCGTGGACAAGAGCTTCCAGAGCCCGGGCCCCACGCACGCAGGGAAGCCGCCTCTACCTCAGGTCCCCGAACCGGCCCCCCCCGTGGCCGCCTACAGCATGCCAAACACCAACGTGACGCTGGAGACCCTCCTGAGCACCAAGGTGGCCGTGGCACAGTTCTCCCAGAACACGAGGGCTGCAGGAGCGGTGGGATCCAGCGGCGGGGTGGCGGCCGTGGCCATCCCCGTGATCCTGGAGCAGCTCATGGCACTGCAGCAACAGCAGATCCACCAGCTGCAGCTCATCGAGCAGATCCGCAGCCAGGTGGCCATGATGAACCACCAGCCCCCGAGGCCGCCGCTGAACCCCGGGGTGGCCGCGGGGGCCCAGAGCGCCCCGGTGCCCACCTCCGGCCAGCTCCCGGGGCTGGCCGCGCACTCGGCCCTGCAGCTCTCAGCCGGGGCCGCCCCCGTCCCCGCGGCACCTGGCCCTGCCACCCAGCCGGCCGCCTACGAGGGCCCGCAACACCTGGCCCAGCCGGCGTCCGGAGCCAGCACTCCGCACGTCCCGGGCGGGGGCCCCTCCGGCCCCGAGCCCGGCGCCCCGGCGTCCTCCGGCACGGCCCCGGCCTCCACCGCCCCGGGCCCGGCGGCCAGCGCCTCCGGCGGCCCCTCCCGGCCGCAGAACGCTTCCACGCCCCCCGCCCTGGGGCCCGGGCCCCTCCTCAGCTCGGCGCCCAGCCTGCCAAGCCCACTTCTACCTCAGACCTCGGCCAGCGGCGTCATCTTCCCCAACCCGCTGGTCAGCATCGCAGCCACGGCCAGCGCGCTGGACCCCCTGTCGGCCCTCATGAAGCACCGCAAGGGCAAGCCCCCCAACGTGTCGGTGTTCGAGCCCAAGGCCAACGCCGAGGACCCCTTCTTCAAGCACAAGTGCAGGTTCTGTGCCAAGGTGTTTGGGAGCGACAGTGCCCTGCAGATCCACCTGCGCTCCCACACGGGCGAGCGGCCCTTCAAGTGCAACATCTGCGGCAACCGCTTCTCCACCAAGGGCAACCTGAAGGTCCACTTCCAGAGGCACAAGGAGAAGTACCCCCACATCCAGATGAACCCCTACCCCGTCCCCGAGTACCTGGACAGCGTGCCCACCTGCTCCGGGATCCCCTACGGGATGTCACTGCCCCCGGAGAAGCCCGTCACCACCTGGCTGGACAGCAAGCCCGTGCTGCCCACGGTGCCCACGTCGGTCGGGCTGCAGCTCCCGCCCACCCTCCCCGGCGTCAGCCTCGGCAGCTATGCCGActcccccagcctcacccccGCCAGCCGCTCCCCGCAGCGGCCCTCGCCGGCGTCCAGCGAGTgcccctctctgtccccaggCCTGACCAGCTCCGAGGTGGTGACCGCCGAGTCCCCGCAGCCGGCACCCGGCGGGTCTTCCCTGCCCAAGACCGAGCCCGTGAGCCTGCCTTGCACAAACGCCAGGGCGGGGGACGTCCCCGCCACCGGGCAGGTGTCTGCCGCGTCTGCCCTCGCGGACAGCAGCCTATCCCCCGGCCTCTGCAGCCCGGTCCTCCCGGCCGGCGCTGAGCAGTTCAAGGCCAAGTTTCCCTTTGGAGGGCTGCTTGACTCTATGCAAACGTCCGAAACCTCCAAGCTGCAGCAGCTGGTGGAGAACATCGACAAGAAGGTGACGGACCCCAACCAGTGCGCCATCTGCCACCGCGTGCTGAGCTGCCAGAGCGCCCTGAAGATGCACTACAGGACGCACACGGGCGAGCGGCCCTTCAAGTGCAAGATCTGCGGGCGTGCCTTCACCACCAAGGGCAACCTGAAGACGCACTTCGGGGTCCACCGCGCCAAGCCGCCCCTGCGCGTGCAGCACTCCTGCCCCATCTGCCAGAAGAAGTTCACCAACGCCGTGGTCCTGCAGCAGCACATTCGCATGCACATGGGGGGGCAGATCCCCAACACGCCGCTGCCCGAGGGCTTCCAGGACGCCATGGACGCCGAGCTGCCCTACGACGAGAAGGCCACGGACGCCCTGAGCGGCTACGACGACGACATGGACGAGAACTCCCTGGAGGAGGACACAGAGCTGAAGGACACGGCCGGCGACCCGTCCCAGCCGCTGCTGGCCTTCCCAAGCTCCTGCCCGCCCTCCCCGCCGTCCGTCATCTCCAGCATCGCCGCGCTGGAGAACCAGATGAAGATGATGGACTCGGTCATGAGCTGCCCCCAGGGGACGGCCCTCAAGTCCCTGGAGAACGGGTCCGGGGAGAGCGACCGTCTGAGCAACGACTCCTCGTCAGCCGTGGGCGACCTGGAGAGCCGGAGTGCGGGCAGCCCGGCCCTGTCCGAGTCGTCGTCCTCCTTGCAGGCCCTGTCGCCCGGGAACAGTAACAGCGAGAGCCTGCCTTCGAAGTCCCCGGGCCTCGGCGCCCAGGAGGAGCCGCAGGAGACGCCACTGAAGACGGAGGGGCTGGACAGCCCGCCCCCCGGGCCCGAGAACGGGGGGGCGCTGGACCTGACGGCCCCCCACCCCGGCCGGCCGGCCGTCAAGGAGGAGGCCCCCTATGGCCTGCTGTTCCTGAGCCGAGACCGGG GTCCCGGCCAGGGCACCCCGAGCCTGGGTCCCGGCTGCGCGCCCGCCGCGGTCAAAACGGAAGTGAACGGGCACAGCAAGGCCGGCCCGCCGGCCGAGGGCCCGCCGCTGCCGGCTCCCATCCAGGTGCCCGCCAGGCCCCCGACGGTGATGAGCCCCGGCCTCGCACCCATGCTGGCCCCGCCGCCGCGCCGGACACCCAAGCAGCACAACTGCCAGTCGTGCGGGAAGACCTTCTCCTCGGCCAGCGCCCTGCAGATCCACGAGCGCACCCACACCGGGGAGAAGCCCTTCGGCTGCACCATCTGCGGGCGAGCCTTCACCACCAAGGGCAACCTCAAG GTGCACATGGGCACCCACATGTGGAACAACGCCCCTGCCAGGCGCGGCCGCCGCCTGTCGGTGGAGAACCCCATGGCCCTGCTGGGTGGTGACGCCCTGAAGTTCTCCGAGATGTTCCAGAAGGATCTGGCCGCAAGGGCCATGAACGTGGACCCCAGCTTTTGGAACCAGTACGCCGCGGCCATCACCAACGGGCTGGCCCTGAAGAACAACGAGATCTCTGTCATCCAGAACGGAGGCCTCCCCCAGCTCCCA GACTGTGACACCAGTACAAGCCAGGAAGTAACCAAGAGGGCGCCGCGCAGGTATGATGTTaccgtagcctctgctctcttTCTCACGCGCCCCCCGAACGAGAGTTTGACTGCCTGCGAGGCCTGCTTTTGTGCTCAGTAA